One Tolypothrix bouteillei VB521301 DNA window includes the following coding sequences:
- a CDS encoding c-type heme family protein, which yields MAIFNADLLNAKIGVKFNSLLVLSFFVGILLSSLMLSSVLQQRAEYEINVKADLLMQTMNSLRHYTQDRVNPLLAPQLKTGSTFIPEAIPTFSVREVSEYLRKDDKYHDFFYKDAALNPTNPRDQADSFETALVERFRRQPEIKELSGFRSTPEGKKFYTAHPFKIEENRCLECHSRPDIAPKSLLATYGEHGFGWQLNEVIAAQMVYVPSEKVFDETWRAFFSVMLVIMTIFFAVILLINFLLKKVVIQRIKNIAKTANAVSTGEINANFEEQSKDEIGLLAIAFERMRSSLLIAMDLLKQHKT from the coding sequence ATGGCTATATTCAACGCTGACTTGCTAAATGCCAAGATTGGAGTCAAGTTTAACTCTTTATTAGTTCTCTCTTTCTTCGTCGGTATTCTTCTTAGCAGCCTGATGCTATCAAGTGTTCTGCAACAGAGAGCGGAGTATGAGATTAACGTTAAGGCTGATTTGCTCATGCAAACAATGAACTCATTACGGCATTATACTCAAGATCGTGTCAATCCACTGCTTGCGCCTCAATTAAAAACTGGTTCCACCTTTATTCCCGAAGCAATTCCAACTTTTTCAGTAAGAGAGGTTTCGGAATACTTACGCAAAGATGACAAATATCACGACTTTTTCTATAAAGATGCTGCTCTCAATCCTACTAATCCTAGAGACCAAGCTGATAGTTTTGAAACTGCATTGGTAGAACGTTTTCGCCGACAACCAGAAATCAAGGAACTTTCGGGTTTTCGCTCTACACCAGAGGGGAAAAAGTTTTATACAGCTCATCCATTTAAAATAGAAGAAAATCGCTGTCTTGAGTGCCATTCTCGTCCTGACATTGCACCAAAAAGTTTATTAGCCACTTATGGAGAACATGGGTTTGGTTGGCAGCTGAATGAGGTTATTGCGGCTCAAATGGTCTATGTTCCTTCAGAAAAGGTCTTTGATGAAACTTGGCGGGCTTTCTTTTCTGTTATGCTCGTTATCATGACTATCTTTTTTGCTGTCATATTGTTGATTAATTTCTTATTAAAGAAAGTTGTTATCCAAAGAATTAAAAATATTGCAAAAACAGCTAATGCTGTAAGCACGGGTGAGATAAATGCTAACTTTGAAGAACAATCAAAAGATGAAATTGGTTTACTAGCGATCGCTTTTGAACGCATGAGATCCAGTTTGTTGATTGCCATGGATTTGCTAAAGCAACACAAAACTTAA